A single region of the Liolophura sinensis isolate JHLJ2023 chromosome 9, CUHK_Ljap_v2, whole genome shotgun sequence genome encodes:
- the LOC135475876 gene encoding uncharacterized protein LOC135475876, whose amino-acid sequence MSDDILYRVITEADVDEVIRLMDEDFFKEEIIAKSLGFETPRETKAYYDTMMGVFVDSKLSVVAVDSSQAKIVGVILNLVSTPDNPNEFSFDTDDKDTSKLATMDKVYDPVYDDVDFYQLYDTSILVANRVLCVSKSHRRKGIAMGLIRSTLEKIRSQGIPCYVVEATSAYTRIMMERLNFDKISEKPYTELLVNGQQIVTDTSVHKSVSLHAKRL is encoded by the coding sequence ATGTCAGACGACATCTTGTACCGGGTAATAACGGAAGCAGACGTGGACGAGGTAATCCGGCTGATGGATGAAGACTTTTTCAAGGAAGAGATCATCGCAAAAAGCCTAGGTTTTGAAACGCCTCGGGAGACTAAAGCTTACTACGACACCATGATGGGGGTCTTTGTAGACTCAAAGCTCTCTGTTGTAGCGGTAGATTCTTCTCAGGCGAAAATTGTTGGCGTCATTTTGAACCTTGTCTCCACGCCAGATAATCCCAATGAATTCAGCTTTGACACTGATGACAAGGACACCAGCAAACTGGCCACGATGGACAAAGTGTACGATCCAGTGTATGATGACGTGGACTTCTACCAGCTCTACGATACTTCAATTCTAGTGGCCAACAGGGTATTGTGCGTGTCCAAGAGCCATAGACGTAAAGGCATCGCTATGGGTTTGATAAGGTCAACGCTTGAGAAAATCCGTTCGCAGGGAATTCCTTGTTACGTCGTGGAGGCCACTAGTGCTTACACTCGGATTATGATGGAACGATTAAATTTCGATAAGATTAGCGAGAAACCGTATACAGAGCTTCTGGTTAATGGCCAGCAGATCGTTACGGACACATCTGTCCACAAATCAGTGTCACTACACGCAAAACGGTTGTAA